One part of the Methylobacterium mesophilicum SR1.6/6 genome encodes these proteins:
- a CDS encoding helix-turn-helix domain-containing protein, with protein sequence MTVMTEGRREQADAEARSQLQVLAGEIRRRRKERDLSLEALSALSGVSRSMISKVERGEAVPSTAVLSRLAEALDVTFSRLMSPATDREVLLIPAARQPVLRDEETGFLRRCLSPVLPGRGIDIVLNTLPPGATAGEFVAHRRGVSEYIFVLKGRLRAVIGERSLVVEEGDSLYFEADAGHAFTNLGAEACQYFLVIDATRLR encoded by the coding sequence ATGACGGTCATGACAGAGGGGCGGCGCGAGCAGGCCGACGCGGAGGCCCGCTCACAGCTCCAGGTTCTCGCCGGGGAAATCCGTCGGCGGCGCAAGGAGCGGGATCTCTCCCTGGAGGCGCTGAGCGCCCTATCGGGAGTGAGCCGGTCGATGATCTCGAAGGTGGAGCGCGGCGAGGCGGTGCCGTCGACGGCGGTGCTCTCGCGCCTCGCCGAGGCCCTGGACGTGACCTTCTCGCGCCTGATGTCGCCTGCTACCGACCGGGAGGTGCTGCTGATCCCCGCCGCCCGTCAGCCGGTGCTGCGCGACGAGGAGACGGGCTTCCTGCGCCGCTGCCTCTCGCCCGTCCTGCCGGGTCGGGGAATCGACATTGTGCTCAACACCCTGCCGCCGGGGGCGACGGCGGGGGAGTTCGTCGCTCACCGCAGGGGCGTCTCGGAATACATCTTCGTGCTGAAGGGGCGCCTACGCGCCGTCATCGGCGAGCGGTCCCTCGTGGTCGAGGAGGGGGACAGCCTGTATTTCGAGGCCGATGCCGGGCACGCCTTCACCAATCTTGGGGCGGAGGCTTGCCAGTACTTCCTAGTGATCGACGCAACGCGGCTGCGGTGA